TTAATGCTGACATCAATTTTTTTGTCCAAATCATCATTCGCATTTTTTATAGCTTCATCTTCAGTAAATCCACTTTTTTCGTAGGAACTAACTTGGCTTAGATAAATATTGATCTTTTCTTTGATATCCATCGCATAAGCATTATTCGGAGCGACTTTGTACAAAACTTCCCTCGTTTTATCGAAATCTTCCGGGATAATTACAGCCGCGTTGATAATATCGTAGAAAAGTTTGTCATCTACGATTTTTTCGTCCATTGTTTTTATCTTGGCGTTCTTGTCCAAATAATCGTACAAAGATTTGGACAGTTTAGTATTCGCTTTGTCTTGCACATATATATTTACATCAACTGGTTTGTACGAAGTTTGTGTAGTATTCTTCATAGCAAAGCTCATCAACACGAAGAAAATTATCGTGTACAAAAGTATAGGAGTTTTGTGTGCCCATGTGATTTTAAAATAATTTTTAAAGACTCTCATACTCTTTACCTCTCATGAAAAATAGTGACGCTACGACAAATACAACCGTAATTATCAAAAGATTAATAACGTCTTTGTTAAATCGTGCCATTGAATCGTAATAATACAACGAATACACCGCATCTGTAACGACTGCAACAGGATTGATTTTGTTGATAACTGGAAGCTTTTCTGCGATGATTACTTTTATTTCTGGAACCATCATTCCCGCCAAAAACGACATCAACATAGTTATTGCAATTCCCATTCCGATTTTTGTATCAAGACTTGCTTTGTTGGACACTCCAATTAATATTCCAAACGTAACTCCACAAAGAGATGAAATACTTGCAAGTCCAATCAATGCTCCAATCCTATCTCCGAATCCAACTCCAAGTGCGTATTTTAAATACGCGATAAATAAAACTGTGATTGCAAAATTGATTATCCAGCTTACTAGCACTGATGCAGAAAGCATGACGCTTTTTTTGGTTGGAGAAACTGCGTTACGCTTCGCATTTGTAGACAAGTTCGCTTCGTATTGGAAGCTAACGAAAAGCCCCCACATATATCCGTAAATTGTAGTCATCCCCAAAAGCGTGTAGAAAAACACATTCACAGGATCCATGTTTTTTCTTGAAATGTCTTTGATGTGATCGTCTACATTTAAGATTTTCCCAATATCAGCCG
This Finegoldia magna ATCC 53516 DNA region includes the following protein-coding sequences:
- a CDS encoding ABC transporter permease, with the translated sequence MFLHSFKNTFKLLLRQKAMLFWALLFPIVLGIFFKLAFGNITENSKFKTIDVAVNETLMQDDNFKNFMNEMEDEKYFKVVESKNEDILNTNEDVKAYIDSMDKIYTKKSGISETIVETIMNSYSQKVSMITKIMQKNPTADIGKILNVDDHIKDISRKNMDPVNVFFYTLLGMTTIYGYMWGLFVSFQYEANLSTNAKRNAVSPTKKSVMLSASVLVSWIINFAITVLFIAYLKYALGVGFGDRIGALIGLASISSLCGVTFGILIGVSNKASLDTKIGMGIAITMLMSFLAGMMVPEIKVIIAEKLPVINKINPVAVVTDAVYSLYYYDSMARFNKDVINLLIITVVFVVASLFFMRGKEYESL